Below is a window of Manis javanica isolate MJ-LG chromosome 2, MJ_LKY, whole genome shotgun sequence DNA.
AGAATGACCCACACTTTGATTATCATAGTTGGCGATGAGGAGATAATGACTATTGAACCTGGTGATAGTTTTATACGCTATTCTGAGCCAACAGCAGTTCAAATTTATTAAGATGACTCTATTTTGAACGAACTGAGATGCTTTTATTTCCCTGTAGTATGCGCTGACTTGATAAGAGGTGCAAAGGAAAAGAACCTCAAAGTGAAAGGACCGGTTCGGATGCCTACCAAGGTAAAATAAGTCGCAGAGGCACGAAGTAGGAGTTGCTTACGGTTTTGGTATAGATTTGCCCTGTAGGGATAAAAAGTTCAGTTGCAGAAAGTTTTATCTAATGGTAATAATACAACAAACGCAAATGAAGATTACTGGTAGCATTTGGTTCCCGTTAAGTACCTGTTTTTCGAAGCAACTGTCAAGCCTTTTGCTGCTTTGTTTAGTGTGTAAGGCTATGGTGCTTTACAGATGCTGGCAACGGGGCGCTGTCCAGGCTGAGTGAAAATGGatttttccttataaaattaTAGTTAACCTCAAAACTTGTTTATGTCATGAATGCCCTGGGAAATTTTCGTGTGGAATACTTAAGAACTGGTTTTCCACTTGGCTTGGGGATAAGCATAAAGCCGTGAATGTggtttcctttgtcttttgttgCAGACTCTGAGAATCACTACAAGAAAAACACCTTGTGGTGAAGGTTCTAAGACTTGGGATCGTTTTCAGATGAGGATCCACAAGCGTCTCATTGACTTGCACAGTCCTTCTGAGATTGTTAAGCAGATTACTTCCATCAGTATTGAGCCAGGAGTCGAGGTTGAAGTCACCATTGCAGATGCTTAAATCAACCTTTTTAATAAATTGGTTATCAGTTAAGTTCTGTTGACTTTTATTCATAATACCTACAAATCTTAGATATTAGATGGGTAGTCTGTTTTTGTTCGATTTCCTGTAGGCCACTAAAGCTAAAGCATTTTATACTTGATATCACTTGAGAACAGAGTTCTATTAACTAAGCTGTATATGAGACCTTGCCATGGATGAATGTTAGTGTAGTGGTTCATAACTGGCTATATATTGGGGCTTTTCCGAAGCAATTATATGTCTGGGTCCTACCCCAGTAATTCTGATTTTTATTGATACAGGGTGGTACAAGTCTTAAGTTTTCTAGGGTGATCCCAATGTGTATAGTACTAGGTTGAGAAGAACCGAGTGCATTAGAGGGCAAGTAGCTAATTGGGAAAAGAGATGTTCCAGTTGTGGCTCTGCTAATAAATATGTCATTACTTTTTTTAGAGACAGGCTAAAGACTAAACTTGGCAAATTTTCAATGTTTTGAAAACCCTGGCCTTTATGGTAATCAGTTTTACAAATGTGTCTTGATAAGCCTTTAGATTAAAAGGTGGAAAATAAACAATCCCAGTACTTTTGTTGACATTTTAGGTTATATCTGtagtatattttatgtatagtCCTTGCAATTACTTTTTAACTGTTAAGCTCTGCTTGTGCTTTCTTGAGTACTCATTGTG
It encodes the following:
- the RPS20 gene encoding small ribosomal subunit protein uS10, with product MAFKDTGKTPVEPEVAIHRIRITLTSRNVKSLEKVCADLIRGAKEKNLKVKGPVRMPTKTLRITTRKTPCGEGSKTWDRFQMRIHKRLIDLHSPSEIVKQITSISIEPGVEVEVTIADA